AATTGctgtttttttgtaatttagtACTGCACTAAATAACTATTTCATGTAACAGATGTAAACAGTCCACAACACACAACAAtaacaaaattaacaaaaactaaataaataatttttctggaaacatttcagtcaacaagtacatgtataaataaatgaatgagcATCAAAGGGCACATGTTCTGTGGCGCTGCTTGTATTCAGAGATGTtctctttaaataataatttataatagcTTGTCATATATCCTATGTGGCACAGACCCTATAACACAAAGTGTGGCCGGTGTCACGCTCTATTTTTATGACTTTGTCACGCAGGGCCGATGAGCGCACAGGACAGCCTCCCTGTTACTCCAACAGTCCCAAAATAAGTGTGTGTATCTCCACAGACCAATCACCAGAGTGTCTCACACAAAAAAACTCTTGGTCAGACTCCTGTATACGGCATGACATCAGTGTGATGTAATCCCAGGGGTCCTGAGCCCTTTAAAAACCCCTTCATTCACGCTCTCCCCATGCATTTCAGACGACAGCTGTCTGCTTTCAACTTCATCTTTCATAAAGTGATATTCTTCAGCCTCCAAGCGTCCATTAAGAAGGAGCGACTACATTTGTCACTACACTGAGAATTAAAAAAGGGACCGTTGCCTTGTAAATCGTAAATCGGATAATCTATCACCGTCTTGACAGAAGAACCTCTTTCGCAGGCATCCGTGAAAGCCCGTGTGTTTTCTCCAAACTTCGTCCGAGTTTCGATCCGTTTGAGGCGACACCCTCGCATTAGACGTATAAAAGCAAAGGTCCATAATGAGCAATTACTCACATTTCGACGACCAGCCGCCCCAGTACAACCAGGGCACAGAGCTCggagaagaagaggaggagatGCCAGCCACAGAGAAGGATCTGGCCGAGGACGCGCCTTGGAAGAAGATCCAGCAGAACACCTTCACCAGATGGTGCAATGAACATCTCAAGTGCATCAATAAGACCGTCACGGACCTCCAGAAAGACCTGAACGATGGCCTCAAACTTATCGCTCTCTTGGAGGTCCTCAGTCAGAAGAAAATGTGCAGAAAACATAACGTCAGACCAAACTTCAGACAAATGAAGCTGGAGAACGTCTCAGTGGCGCTGGAGTTTTTGGAAAGAGAGCACATCAAATTAGTGTCTATAGGTAAGATCTGATTTAACTGAATAGTTTGaagttttaagtaaaaattttatgaaatgtttctattattacattattatacGTGGTAATAACATTTCTATTACTATGAATAGTGAGTTATTTGCGCTTTAGTAACTCTTTATAATGgcattaacaaacacaaacacaaacttggTGGTTTGCATTTGTTGCATGTGAGTACGTATGATTGACAGACCTCTATCAAACACATTCATAAACTTTATCTGCTCATTACCTAACTCTCTTAAAGTTGAGGTGTCGGGTTAAAGTTTAGGAGGTCTATTTCAACACCGTCTGTGAGTTCACTTCAGACAATCTCACCGAAATGGAAAATAAGTCATAAATCTTGTGTGCTGAAAGACAAACATGAAAGTTTATTTTAGGTCTGCCCAGCCATATTATAAATAGCTTGGGTATTAGACGAGACATATCAGACATCTGGCCTCCCTTTGTGTATAGAAATGTTAACCTCTGTGAAGCTTTAAGGTTTACTGATCTATTTTTAGATATGATATATAATAGCACTACAGTATGTAAAATTGTACTGTAATCGGAAGAATTGTCTTCCAAACAGCTCATATTTTTTGTCATTCATGCAATAGTATTCAAGTACACTACGATACTGCCACTGTTTTGCCACATTTGTTTTGTAAATGTAGTCCGCTGATGTCCCACTTTTTAGTTATTAGCCAATTATGGCTTAGCTTATCCAAGCATTGACTCAATGAATTGTAATCTCATGTACATTAGTTAACTCAACGTCTTCTGTCCTGTACAGACAGTAAAGCTATTGTAGATGGGAATCTGAAGCTAATCCTGGGTCTCATCTGGACACTCATTCTACATTATTCCATCTCCATGCCAATGTGGGATGATGAGGAAGATGAAGAGGTTAAGAAACTCACACCTAAACAAAGACTGTTGGGCTGGATTCAGAACAAGGTTCCACAGCTTCCTATTAACAACTTTAATAAAGACTGGAGGGATGGCAAGGCCCTCGGTGCACTGGTGGACAACTGTGCCCCTGGTAAGTAAACATGACGACATGATACTGTATGTGTGGTGTAGCTGTTAGCTTAGTTCGACTTTGGACAGTGCTGGTTGGGTATACGGACGCTTGATAAACCCAGCTACCTTGAGACTTTGTATTATCAATTGTCAGGTAAATTCTGCCTACTAATACTTTGACATCcaagtttatttaatttatggACATGCTGGCCTACTTTTTGCTCACATGGATATATACTGAGGACAGCAGTAGTGAACTAAAGTGTTTACTTAGTGTAGCTGATATGAAGCAGTCCTCGTGAGACAGTCATGACCATACAGGGTGCTACTGTCTTTTGACAAACCACAGCAATTATAAGTGCATACACTGTGcttgttattttatatttaggTTACATTGTACATCTGTTCGGACACTTTTGTTTACAGTGTTTAGACAGCAGAGCTGGTTTATAAAAGGACTAAAATCATAGGTGATTTTAAAAAGTATCATTGTTTCAATaaaacacacttttatttagtttcgAAGATTGAAGATTTACTTATAGTGCAACCTGACCTCACAGAAAGACAACTTTCTATGCGGGGGTgactttgtatgaatttgtagGATGTTAATCGTACCTAAAAAGTctaacttttcactttttaaattGTAGAACGCACAAAATATTATGAATGACATAAGTAGCCAAAAATTCGCTAAATCATAAAATAGTTTAAGATAACCATGATATTGTGTAGGATTGTGTACATGCCCTACACTggaaaaaagttaaaagttggttcaacgtaaaagggcggtttcccagacagggattaaactagtcctagactaaaataaaagctgtccaaactgaaaataacttgtactgatatatcttaaaatacaccactGTCCTTTGTTtcgcttcaaaatgcacacaagtaatgtttttagcaaggcatgtttgttaaaactagctatacttcctaatttaactaaggcctagtcctggcttaagctaccTCAAGAAGTAAGAAGTAAGTTACCTGCCTAAGTAAttagttgaattaactcaaaatttttgttgaattaactcaaaattttaaggcaacctgGTAACTTAATGTTTTAGTTAaaccaacttttacttttttgcaatgtaagAAGATTTCTCAGGGAGATAAAGATTCACACATATAATACTATGATATTATCTTTTTCCAGGTCTGTGCCCTGACTGGCAAGCATGGGACCCCAAACAGCCTGTCGAAAATGCGCGTGAAGCCATGCAGCAGGCCGATGACTGGCTCGGTGTTCCACAGGTAAACATCCACTCATTATTACAGTTACACTACACTAGGTAATGAGAGTTTTATCCCCTACTTCAGCCTCAGTTTTGGAAGGTTATATCCGGGTGTGGATTTGTGTTAAACATTACAGTGGTTTCAGCACTTCGGCAGAGTGTTTGTCCGCTCTATTATTCCTATTGGTAAAGTGTGAGATTCCATGGATGGTGTAACGTGTGTGTCATAAATACTTGGGGCTGAATGCCCTGCTGACTATTGAGAGGTATGTGGGAGGGGTCGGGCTCCGGGTAAATCCTGTCTCTGGATTGTTGAAAGCCACTCTGAAACCTTAGCGCTCTGCGTATAAATATAGTATATGAAGAAATCGCCACCACCGTGTGATGGTTGAGCAGATGTGATGGTATAAAGAAAATGGTGTAACTGATTCATAGTTCTTGCGTTATTCCCATATCCATTTCGAAAACAGATTAAAAATAAACGATTCTCCAAATGTTTCAGCATTGTTTCAGTTTTGCACTCTTTGCTCCCCCTGCTGGATAACTTGATAAGGGAGGGACGTTTTAAAATGTCACCATTTTAATATGGTGaattatttttgaaaaacaaaacaaacaatgtttttgttttttgcaggAACAATTGGGCTTATTATTTTGAAGTTGCGAAGACAATGACTTTTCTTACCATCTGACATCAAATGAATTTTTGATCTGTAGGTGATAGCTCCAGAGGAAATTGTGGATCCAGACGTAGATGAACATTCGGTGATGACATACCTCTCTCAGTTTCCCAAAGCCAAACTAAAGCCTGGAGCCCCATTGAAGCCCAAGCAGCTGTACCCCAAAAAGGCAAAGGCCTATGGACCTGGTGAGAAAGCTAGAGTCAAGACACAGGTCTCTTAAGACAACATTAAATCTGGACTCTCCAGAAAAAAAGAGTTTCTGCACTAAACATAGCTCAACGTTTGTGATGTGTAGTCATTTTCAAGACTAAAGAAGTAGTATTTCTGCTTTGTTTGGATACATTTATCTTCAAGAAACAACACATATACAAAGTGTTGAtaaaatatttactttatttgttttcttataAACAGGTATTGCGCCTCAGGGCAACATGGTTTTAAAGCCGGCATTGTTTACTGTGGAAACGCTGGAAGCGGGACTTGGTGAAGTAATTGTGTATGTAGAAGACCCAGAAGGCCATACAGAGGAGGTGAGAGGCAGGAGTCTTCTGTAACATTTTCTAGAAAACCACaaactgcatttttaaaaatatatccaaaattacattttattttgttaggCTAAAGTTGTTGCCAACAACGACAAGAAAAGGACATTCTCTGTCAGCTATGTGCCCAAAGTTGAGGGTCTCCACAAGGTACTTGAAAAGCTGCACAACTTTTATGGAGGACTGATGTTAGAAATATATTGAGTATTTAACCAATTTCCCTCCAGTGGCATGGTTGAAATGGTTTATTGCTCTACCCCAGGTTAAGGTACTCTTCGCTGGACAGGACATTGATAAGAGTCCATTCATGGTAAATGTGGCAAAAGCTCTGGGTGATCCAAACAAAGTCCAAGCAAGAGGTCCTGGTCTGGAGCCAGTGGGCAATGTCGCTCATAAGCCCACCTATTTTGACATCTATACAGCAGGTGAGTGTTACATAAAAGCTGTATTTTGGGCTACATTTTTCTTTAAGACTGTCTGCTCATAATTCTGCCAAATTCCAGGTGCTGGGGCTGGTGATGTTAAGGTGGTCATTGTTGATCCTCAGAATAAAAACAACACCGTGGAAGTTATTCTGGAAAACAAAGGTGATAACGTCTTTCGTTGCACATACAAACCTGTGCAGGAGGGACCCCACATTATCCATGTGAGCTTTGCCGGACAGCCGATACCCAACAGCCCCTTCAAAGTGCAGATCTCCGAGGGTGAGTATCTGTTTAACTATGTTTTGTCTACTCATCTCTCCTACTGCATCCACTCTGAATTctttaaacatctttaaaatacatacaaaacaGTCAAACAAAAAATCGGTCAAAGAAACTCTGCccaaccaaaacacacttgtttatttttgtagcaCCCCCAAAACCCTCTACCGTGGCTCCGGTCCAGATACATCCTGTTAAAAAGAAAGGTGTGCCGTCGTTCACGTTAGGCTTTGCACACGCCTCGGGTCAATACCTATGTGTCTGTACTACACTGAGGAGTACAGTGTTTTGGCTTATTGCTTTTAGCAACAAATGGGCTTGCTTGTGGAAGCTTATTGCATAAGCAAAAGCAAATTTACAGAATGTGTAATGTGTGCTTATTATATTAGAGGGCCACAGACATGGTGGAGACTGACATGTAAAGTGTAACTGAAATTTGGTGATTGTTGTTTCTGTTGTTTGAAATAGAATATTATATTTGCACAGGTGTCCTCTGGGAATTTTCATGTGATTGTAGCAAAGAGTTGTTTATTTCAAATGGCATTTTGCTCACAAGGATTGCGGCATACAATATATCTTACTAACGTTGCTTCTGTTTGTGCTTGATGGAATTTATAATCTATTTATTTGGTTTATCCTTCAGCTAGCAATGCAAATGCCTGTCGGGCCACTGGCCGAGGACTGCAGCCTAAAGGTGTTCGTGTTAAGGAGGTGGCCGACTTTAATGTTTTTACCAAAGGGGCAGGAACTGGAGAGCTGAAGGTCTCTGTAAAAGGCCCAGGTGAGTAATTTCTGAACTGTCTGTCTTTGCTCCTTCCACTTCTCATTacaattctgttaaagaaattCATCCAACATTATGTTTTCAGGTGGAGCAGAGGTACCTGTGAAAGTACGGGACGTCGGTGATGGAGTATACAAGTGTGACTACTGTCCTGTTCACCCTGGAAAATATCATGTAAACATAACATGGGGAGGACAACCAATCCCACGCAGGTAAAAACTAACAGAACATCCTAATGTAATATAATTATACAGACTTTTTGTCACACATGATTCCCTTCGGTCGCAACAatgtttcaaaatatgtttgctgCAGCCCGTTTGAAGTGGAAGTTGGTGCAGAGGCCGGACTGCAGAAAGTCCGAGCTTGGGGTCCTGGCTTGAAGACTGGAATGGTTGGCAAGTCAGCTGATTTTGTCGTTGAGGCCATTGGTACAGAAGTGGGAACTTTAGGTAGGTCATTCTAGATAGGATTTCTTTATGGAGAAGGTAGGTTTGAAGGATGGCTAATGCGTGTGTGATATATCTGTTCTATAAAGGGTTTTCCATTGAGGGCCCATCACAGGCTAAGATCGAGTGTGATGATAAGGGTGACGGCTCCTGTGATGTGCGATACTGGCCCACTGAACCCGGCGATTATGCAGTGCACGTCATCTGTGATGATAAAGATATCAAAGACAGCCCATTCATGGCACACATACTCCCAGCAGCCAATGATGTCTTTCCTGAAAAGGTGATGGATATATACAAAAGAATATTAAGGGAAAACCTGTCATGTTCTATACAGGTTTGGTGTCAGTGGCAGTATTGTTAATTTGGGTGGGATCTTATATTTAGGTTAAAGCCTTTGGACCGGGCCTGGAGCCTTCTGGAGTTATTGTCAACAAACCAACTCAATTCACTGTTGATGCCCGAGGAGCCGGTAGAGGGAGCCTGAAGATCTATGCTCAGGTGTGTATATATGTCAGAGTCAGGTAAACTCAACTTGGTAGTGCAACTTGGTTACTGATTGTGTTTTTTCCAGGATGCTGAAGGCTGTGTCATTGACATTAAGATTACTGATAAAGGGGATGGAACCTTTCTTTGCATATATGTTCCAACCAAGCCAATAAAACACACCATCATAATTACTTGGGGTGAGGTCAACATACCCAAGAGTCCCTTCAGAGTAAGTATTTAATGCAGGTTTATTATAGAATTGTGTGTTTAATACCATCAGtcattgttgttttaaagatTTTGTCATTGTATGTCCTTAACATCTGTCTTGTCATTTGCATGTCTTTGTTTACTGTTGATAATTCATCACTTTAAAACTCTGTAGGTTCTTGTTGGTGAAGGTTGTCACCCTGACAAAGTTAAGGTCTTTGGGCCAGGAATCGAGAAAACTGGCCTAAAGGCTAATGAGCCCACTTACTTCACTGTGGACTGCAGCGAAGCTGGCCAAGGTTTGTTTACAAGTTGGAGTTTTCTATTCCCTTTGTAAGACACAATATGATGGTCTTTTAATCATTGTGATTTTGTCACAGGTGATGTCAGCATTGGGATCAAGTGTGCCCCAGGTGTGGTGGGTCCAGCAGAGGCAGATATAGATTTTGACATAATTAAAAATGACAATGACACCTTTACAGTCAAGTATACCCCGCCTGGCCCTGGCCGGTACACCATTATGGTGCTCTTTGCAGATAAGGTACAACAATTTCTATGCAAACATTCCTAGATATCCTGTTTTTAAGGACACATTCGATTATTTTAAGACTTAAGTACAACACTTATGCTGAATGATTATATCAAGCAATCACATTTGGGTGTTTCACAGGAAATCCCGGGCAACCCATTCAAAGTTAAGGTGGAACCTTCCCATGatgctggtaaagtcagagctGAGGGACCTGGGCTGAACAAGACAGGTAAGTCTCAGCCATgtacttaaaattaaacaatttacCTACACCGATTATGACTGACTCAGTTATACAACTGACTTTCAGGTGTTCAAGTGGGCACTCCAACCCATTTCACCATCTACACTAAGGGAGCTGGAAAGGCTAAACCAGAAGTTCAGTTTAAAACTGCTGTCAAAGGAGATGCTGTAAAAGACTTTGAAATCATTGATAACCATGACTACTCCTACACTGTGAAGTATACTGCTCTTCACCAGGTCAGGATCACTACTGTCTCCTATTTTTAAATTGCCTTGAATAGGCATAAGCAATGAAACAATGTTCACTTTGAAATATTTAGGGTGAGATGGCCATCATGGTAACATATGGAGGAGACCCCATTCCCAAAAGCCCTTTTAACATCACGGTAGCCCCATCATTAGATCTCGGCAAAGTCAAAGTTCAAGGACTTAATGAAAGTAAGCATTTTACCTCATAAGTTGCTTCTGCTTACTAAAAATCTAGGCCTTGTACTGAAATAAATTTGTTTCGCAGAAGTGGAAGTTGGAAAGGATCAGGAGTTTACTGTCAACACGAAAGGGGCTGGTGGACAGGGCAAGTTAAATGTGAGCATAACCTCACCATCTGGTCGACAAATACCTTGCAAATTAGAATCAGACAAGACCAAGGAGTCCACCGGTGTGAAATACATCCCACCTGAGGAGGGTCTTTACAAGGTGGACATCAGCTATGATGGGAACCCTGTTCCAGGAAGTCCCTTTTCTGTGGAGGGGGTCATGCCTGCCGACCCCTCAAAGGTACAATTACAGCATTTTGGTCCACTTGAGTCTGTGAAATGATTGCATGAGCTATGTAAATTAATGCTACTGTACTTCACACTAGGTGCGTGCATATGGGCCAGGACTTAAAGGTGGTATTGTGGGTCAGCCTGCACTGTTCACTATAGACACTAAAGGTGCAGGTGCTGGCGGTCTGGGTCTGACATTGGAAGGCCCTTGTGAGGCTAAGATCGAGTGCCAAGACAACGGTGATGGCACCTGCTCTGTTGCCTACCTGCCTACAGAACCCGGGGACTACAATATCAATATCCTGTTCGGGGAAGCACATATCACTGGCTCTCCTTTCAAAGCTGTTGTCAAGTCACCTCTAGATGCTGGTAAAGTAAAAGTGAGTGGCCCAGGACTGGAGAAAGCTAAAGCTGGAGAGGTGGCCAGTTTCACTGTGGACTGCAGTAGGGCTGGAGAGGCTGAACTCACCATTGAGATTGTGTCAGATTCAGGGGCTCAAGCTGAAGTTCGGATCCAGAAGAACAATGATGGGACCTTTTCAGTCACCTACACTCCTCTTTTTCATGGGATGCACACCATCACCATTAAATATGGAGGTCAACAGGTACCCAAGAGTCCCATACATGTTCAAGTGGAACCCTCTGTGGACACAAGTGGAATTAAAGTGTATGGACCGGGAGTTGAACCAAGAGGTAATATTGTAGACGCTTTTACCCAAAGCTAAACATTttaacagtatgtgtgttccttgggaatcaaacccacctaattgactttcttttttgtaaaGGAGTCCTTAAGGAGGTGACTACACACTTTATTGTGGATGCCAGGGCACAAACAAAGACCAAAGGAAATCATGTCAAGATCCGCATCATCAATCCATCTGGCGCAAACACAGATGCACATATCACAGATAAGGGAGATGGCACCTATAGAGTGGAATACACTGCTTTTGAGGATGGTATGCCACAGCCAGTGTTGAATGAATGGGTTTACCAAAGAAATTAAATTGAATGGCCCTTAAAGTGTTCCTAAGAATATTATCCATTATCATTTGTGTAGAAGCCTGAACATTAATAGAAAGACGCATGTTTGTACTAGGTAGATAACATTATACAAGAAGAGGCCATTATGAAGTGGTACTGTATGCAGTGGAATGTCACAGATGCAGGGAGTTTATAAATAGCACATGCGTTATAAAAAAGGTCATGAAATAGTTGGGTCTCTGACTAGAACCTTCTGCAAGGTTGGCAAGAAGTACAgcttatattaataatattaacagctGCAGTTTCCCTAATAAACTGTTcctatatataaacatttaaggTCAGAGTGCACAATCTAAAAGCTTTCAAACTTTAAAAGGTTCTTACTTGATCTATATATTtaattacaaacaaacattctTTGCCTTTGTAGGTCTGCATCTGATCGAGGTATTTTATGACGATGTTGCTGTTCCCAAGAGCCCCTTTAGGGTGTCGGTTGTAGAAGGTTGTGACCCGACTCGTGTTCGTGCTTATGGTCCAGGACTGGAAAGTGGGCTGGTCAACAAACCTAACTGCTTTACAGTGGAGACAAGGTAAATGCTGTAAATTGATATATAATGTCTATGTGGAAAAGAAAAAGACACTGCCATATCTGTTTTGAGAAAGGATCAGTTTAGGATCATCTGTAAGTCACTGTACATCCCTTCATCATTATGTTTAGGGGTGCCGGAACAGGTGGTTTAGGTCTGACCATTGAAGGAGCCTCAGAATCGAAAATGTTCTGTAAAGACAACAAAGACGGTAGTTGCAGCGTTGAATATGTGCCTTTCACTTCAGGAGACTATGATGTCAACATCACTTATGGAGGTCTGCCAATTCCAGGTAAAGGCATACATATTTTATTGCACTACCTATCTTCAATTCTGTTCTTCTATAGCTGTTAGTTTATAACTTTTTCACTGCTGTTCCCAGGCAGCCCATTCCGCGTGCCGGTGAAGGATGTGGTAGATGTCAGTAAGGTCAAGTGCTCAGGTCCTGGACTTGCTAACAGGGTGGCAGCACATGTTGCACAGACTTTTACTGTAGACAGCAGCAAGGCCGGACTGGCTCCTTTAGAGGTGCAGCTGTATGGTCCAACAGGTAATTGACACACCCAGTTCTCTACGAAAATGTCCTCAGTCAGCCTAAAACACTAAATCACCCAGTGAACAATAGTGGATACACTTTTCTGGCTGGTGGTAATGTTGTTTTTCTGTCTTACAGGGGCTCTAGAGCCTGTCGTTGTTAAAAACAATCGTGATGGAACACATACTGTTAACTACACCCCTGCACAGGAGGGACCGTACACTGTGTGTGTCAAATATGCCAACCAAGAAGTACCTGGAAGGTGAGATCATAGACAGAGGCATATCAATTTCCAAGTTTGACCTACCAAGACATTTTGGGAAATAGAATAGACTACAATATAAGACTTTCTGGCTG
The DNA window shown above is from Paramisgurnus dabryanus chromosome 23, PD_genome_1.1, whole genome shotgun sequence and carries:
- the flnca gene encoding filamin-C isoform X1 translates to MSNYSHFDDQPPQYNQGTELGEEEEEMPATEKDLAEDAPWKKIQQNTFTRWCNEHLKCINKTVTDLQKDLNDGLKLIALLEVLSQKKMCRKHNVRPNFRQMKLENVSVALEFLEREHIKLVSIDSKAIVDGNLKLILGLIWTLILHYSISMPMWDDEEDEEVKKLTPKQRLLGWIQNKVPQLPINNFNKDWRDGKALGALVDNCAPGLCPDWQAWDPKQPVENAREAMQQADDWLGVPQVIAPEEIVDPDVDEHSVMTYLSQFPKAKLKPGAPLKPKQLYPKKAKAYGPGIAPQGNMVLKPALFTVETLEAGLGEVIVYVEDPEGHTEEAKVVANNDKKRTFSVSYVPKVEGLHKVKVLFAGQDIDKSPFMVNVAKALGDPNKVQARGPGLEPVGNVAHKPTYFDIYTAGAGAGDVKVVIVDPQNKNNTVEVILENKGDNVFRCTYKPVQEGPHIIHVSFAGQPIPNSPFKVQISEAPPKPSTVAPVQIHPVKKKASNANACRATGRGLQPKGVRVKEVADFNVFTKGAGTGELKVSVKGPGGAEVPVKVRDVGDGVYKCDYCPVHPGKYHVNITWGGQPIPRSPFEVEVGAEAGLQKVRAWGPGLKTGMVGKSADFVVEAIGTEVGTLGFSIEGPSQAKIECDDKGDGSCDVRYWPTEPGDYAVHVICDDKDIKDSPFMAHILPAANDVFPEKVKAFGPGLEPSGVIVNKPTQFTVDARGAGRGSLKIYAQDAEGCVIDIKITDKGDGTFLCIYVPTKPIKHTIIITWGEVNIPKSPFRVLVGEGCHPDKVKVFGPGIEKTGLKANEPTYFTVDCSEAGQGDVSIGIKCAPGVVGPAEADIDFDIIKNDNDTFTVKYTPPGPGRYTIMVLFADKEIPGNPFKVKVEPSHDAGKVRAEGPGLNKTGVQVGTPTHFTIYTKGAGKAKPEVQFKTAVKGDAVKDFEIIDNHDYSYTVKYTALHQGEMAIMVTYGGDPIPKSPFNITVAPSLDLGKVKVQGLNEKVEVGKDQEFTVNTKGAGGQGKLNVSITSPSGRQIPCKLESDKTKESTGVKYIPPEEGLYKVDISYDGNPVPGSPFSVEGVMPADPSKVRAYGPGLKGGIVGQPALFTIDTKGAGAGGLGLTLEGPCEAKIECQDNGDGTCSVAYLPTEPGDYNINILFGEAHITGSPFKAVVKSPLDAGKVKVSGPGLEKAKAGEVASFTVDCSRAGEAELTIEIVSDSGAQAEVRIQKNNDGTFSVTYTPLFHGMHTITIKYGGQQVPKSPIHVQVEPSVDTSGIKVYGPGVEPRGVLKEVTTHFIVDARAQTKTKGNHVKIRIINPSGANTDAHITDKGDGTYRVEYTAFEDGLHLIEVFYDDVAVPKSPFRVSVVEGCDPTRVRAYGPGLESGLVNKPNCFTVETRGAGTGGLGLTIEGASESKMFCKDNKDGSCSVEYVPFTSGDYDVNITYGGLPIPGSPFRVPVKDVVDVSKVKCSGPGLANRVAAHVAQTFTVDSSKAGLAPLEVQLYGPTGALEPVVVKNNRDGTHTVNYTPAQEGPYTVCVKYANQEVPGSPFKVNSAPTHDASKVRASGPGLDTKGVAASMPVEFTIDARDAGKGLLTVQILDPEGKPKKASIHDNRDGTYTVSYVPDMTGRYTITIKYGGENIPYSPYNVHAVPTGDASKCLLTVSIGGHRVESLGPNITRAEETVITVDAKPAGKGKVTCTVLTPDGVELDMDVVENPDGTFDIYYTAPEPGKYVITIRFGGQHIPNSPFHVMATDQPVKPREDKKPMFQPLNLVIPFTVQQGELSGEVRMPSGKTARPLIRDNKDGTVTVQYQPTEKGLHEMDIKYDGNHIPGSPLQFYVDAMNSGMVTAYGPGLCHGIVNKLASFTVITKNAGQGGLSLAVEGPSKAEISCKDNKDGTCTVSYLPTTPGDYKVIVKFDNRHIPGSPFTAKILGDDSLRRSQLNVGSAADVSLKITETDLSFLTASIKAPSGKEEPCLLKRLPNRHIGLSFTPKEVGEHEVSVRKSGKHVNNSPFKIMVGASEIGEASRVKAFGKGLVEAHTFELAEFFVDTRNAGYGGLGLSIEGPSKVDINCEDVEDGTCKVKYCPTEPGNYIINIKFADKHIPGSPFTVKVAGEGRMKESITRKRHAASIASVGSTCDLNLKIPGNWFQMMSAQERLTRTFTRSSHTYTRTERTEISKTHGGETKREVHMEESTQVGGDPFKDVFESLLGRERLGIFGAMPQEGDTGIQGMIAQVTSPNGKVTDAEIVESGDSTYRVCFIPTEMGPHTVNVKYRGEHVPGSPFQFTVGPLGEGGAHKVRAGGTGLERAVAGVPAEFSIWTREAGAGGLSIAVEGPSKAEISFEDRKDGSCGVIYIVQEPGDYEASIKFNNEHIPDSPFIVPVAKLSDDARRLTVTSLQEKDLKVNHEAQFAVQRNGARGVIDAKVHAPSGVVEECYVTELDSDKNAIRFIPRENGVHSIDVKFNGSHIPGSPFRVRVGEAEHVGDPGMVSAFGPGLEGGRTGVASEFVVNTCNAGSGALSVTIDGPSKVKMDCTECPEGYRISYTPMAPGNYLISIKYGGPQHIVGSPFKAKVTGMRLSGGHSLHETSSVIVETVTKTSKMSGAYSSLAGSKSASDASKVVCHGPGLSKAYVGQKNNFSVDCSKAGTNTLMVGVHGPKTPCEDVSVKHMGNKIYNVTYAVKEKGNYVVIVKWGDEIVPGTPFNITVP